A genomic segment from Bombus affinis isolate iyBomAffi1 chromosome 13, iyBomAffi1.2, whole genome shotgun sequence encodes:
- the LOC126922925 gene encoding NAD kinase-like isoform X9, which produces MVGTKRTIQDPASQRLTWYKPPLTVLVIKKIRDNSVLPPFVQLVTWLIREKRMVVFVEASVLEDPALARDLRFREIRDKLKTFKDGTDDLQDRIDFIVCLGGDGTLLYASLLFQQSVPPVMAFHLGSLGFLTPFEFNNFREQVTNVLEGHAALTLRSRLRCIITRKEEEDKEPRPPTNLLVLNEVVVDRGPSPYLSNIDLFIEGKHVTSVQGDGLIVSTPTGSTAYAVAAGASMIHPSVPAIMITPICPHSLSFRPIVVPAGVELKISVSPDSRNTSWVSFDGRSRQELFHGDSLRVTTSIYPVPSICATDQITDWFDSLAECLHWNVRKKQKHLDELSDLTHSSSNDTLDSLDRDS; this is translated from the exons ATGGTTGGAACTAAGAG gACCATTCAGGATCCAGCCTCTCAGAGATTGACATGGTATAAGCCGCCACTTACTGTTCTAGTCATCAAGAAGATCCGTGATAACTCGGTATTGCCACCGTTTGTACAATTGGTCACGTGGCTAATACGA GAAAAACGGATGGTAGTGTTCGTCGAAGCGTCTGTTCTGGAAGATCCAGCCTTAGCTAGGGACCTCAGATTTCGGGAGATTCGAGATAAGCTAAAAACTTTCAAAGATGGCACGGATGATCTTCAG GATCGTATCGACTTCATCGTGTGCCTGGGAGGCGATGGAACTCTTTTATATGCCAGTTTATTATTTCAACAATCCGTACCACCTGTCATGGCATTTCACCTTGGGTCGTTAGGATTTCTCACACCTTTTGAGTTCAACAATTTCCGGGAGCAAGTAACAAATGTACTAGAAG GCCACGCGGCCTTGACCTTGAGGAGCAGGCTGAGATGTATCATcacaagaaaagaagaagaagataaggaGCCGAGGCCACCAACGAATTTGCTGGTGCTGAACGAGGTTGTCGTGGATCGAGGCCCATCCCCATATCTCTCGAACATCGACCTCTTCATCGAAGGCAAGCACGTGACCAGTGTGCAGGGTGACGGCCTGATCGTGAGCACGCCGACCGGGTCGACTGCGTACGCTGTTGCGGCTGGAGCCAGCATGATTCATCCTTCAGTACCTGCGATTATGATCACTCCGATCTGCCCTCACTCTTTGTCCTTCAGACCGATCGTTGTGCCCGCTGGCGTCGAGCTGAAG ATCTCAGTTTCACCGGATAGCAGGAACACCTCATGGGTATCATTCGATGGCAGAAGTAGGCAGGAACTCTTTCATGGCGATAG TCTGAGAGTAACCACATCCATCTACCCAGTGCCCAGCATTTGCGCTACGGACCAAATTACCGACTGGTTCGATTCATTAGCAGAGTGTTTGCATTGGAACGTACGCAAGAAGCAGAAACACTTGGATGAACTAAGTGATTTGACTCATTCATCCAGTAATGACACTTTGGACTCTCTAGATCGCGACAGCTAG
- the LOC126922925 gene encoding NAD kinase-like isoform X7: MDDAELRRTRSLNAPSPVQQFGPCGRIMKNSAMIMTIQDPASQRLTWYKPPLTVLVIKKIRDNSVLPPFVQLVTWLIREKRMVVFVEASVLEDPALARDLRFREIRDKLKTFKDGTDDLQDRIDFIVCLGGDGTLLYASLLFQQSVPPVMAFHLGSLGFLTPFEFNNFREQVTNVLEGHAALTLRSRLRCIITRKEEEDKEPRPPTNLLVLNEVVVDRGPSPYLSNIDLFIEGKHVTSVQGDGLIVSTPTGSTAYAVAAGASMIHPSVPAIMITPICPHSLSFRPIVVPAGVELKISVSPDSRNTSWVSFDGRSRQELFHGDSLRVTTSIYPVPSICATDQITDWFDSLAECLHWNVRKKQKHLDELSDLTHSSSNDTLDSLDRDS; the protein is encoded by the exons ATGGACGACGCCGAATTAAG gAGAACTAGAAGTCTAAATGCACCTAGTCCCGTACAACAATTTGGGCCATGCGGGCGCATCATGAAAAATTCAGCAATGATCAT gACCATTCAGGATCCAGCCTCTCAGAGATTGACATGGTATAAGCCGCCACTTACTGTTCTAGTCATCAAGAAGATCCGTGATAACTCGGTATTGCCACCGTTTGTACAATTGGTCACGTGGCTAATACGA GAAAAACGGATGGTAGTGTTCGTCGAAGCGTCTGTTCTGGAAGATCCAGCCTTAGCTAGGGACCTCAGATTTCGGGAGATTCGAGATAAGCTAAAAACTTTCAAAGATGGCACGGATGATCTTCAG GATCGTATCGACTTCATCGTGTGCCTGGGAGGCGATGGAACTCTTTTATATGCCAGTTTATTATTTCAACAATCCGTACCACCTGTCATGGCATTTCACCTTGGGTCGTTAGGATTTCTCACACCTTTTGAGTTCAACAATTTCCGGGAGCAAGTAACAAATGTACTAGAAG GCCACGCGGCCTTGACCTTGAGGAGCAGGCTGAGATGTATCATcacaagaaaagaagaagaagataaggaGCCGAGGCCACCAACGAATTTGCTGGTGCTGAACGAGGTTGTCGTGGATCGAGGCCCATCCCCATATCTCTCGAACATCGACCTCTTCATCGAAGGCAAGCACGTGACCAGTGTGCAGGGTGACGGCCTGATCGTGAGCACGCCGACCGGGTCGACTGCGTACGCTGTTGCGGCTGGAGCCAGCATGATTCATCCTTCAGTACCTGCGATTATGATCACTCCGATCTGCCCTCACTCTTTGTCCTTCAGACCGATCGTTGTGCCCGCTGGCGTCGAGCTGAAG ATCTCAGTTTCACCGGATAGCAGGAACACCTCATGGGTATCATTCGATGGCAGAAGTAGGCAGGAACTCTTTCATGGCGATAG TCTGAGAGTAACCACATCCATCTACCCAGTGCCCAGCATTTGCGCTACGGACCAAATTACCGACTGGTTCGATTCATTAGCAGAGTGTTTGCATTGGAACGTACGCAAGAAGCAGAAACACTTGGATGAACTAAGTGATTTGACTCATTCATCCAGTAATGACACTTTGGACTCTCTAGATCGCGACAGCTAG
- the LOC126922925 gene encoding NAD kinase-like isoform X2: MNERDLQLARAMVDLELDENASKKTIVIKMHDKQQTFSNTRCELTVDYLEAVEPRRRTRSLNAPSPVQQFGPCGRIMKNSAMIMTIQDPASQRLTWYKPPLTVLVIKKIRDNSVLPPFVQLVTWLIREKRMVVFVEASVLEDPALARDLRFREIRDKLKTFKDGTDDLQDRIDFIVCLGGDGTLLYASLLFQQSVPPVMAFHLGSLGFLTPFEFNNFREQVTNVLEGHAALTLRSRLRCIITRKEEEDKEPRPPTNLLVLNEVVVDRGPSPYLSNIDLFIEGKHVTSVQGDGLIVSTPTGSTAYAVAAGASMIHPSVPAIMITPICPHSLSFRPIVVPAGVELKIMANSRDCSTAYVSFDRRNQQELRYGDSLRVTTSIYPVPSICATDQITDWFDSLAECLHWNVRKKQKHLDELSDLTHSSSNDTLDSLDRDS; this comes from the exons ATGAATGAGAGAGATCTGCAGTTGGCTAGAGCAATGGTGGATCTTGAGTTGGATGAAAATGCTTCGAAAAAAACGATTGTCATCAAGATGCACGATAAACAGCAAACGTTCAG CAACACGCGATGCGAGTTAACAGTCGATTACTTGGAGGCAGTGGAACCGCGAAG gAGAACTAGAAGTCTAAATGCACCTAGTCCCGTACAACAATTTGGGCCATGCGGGCGCATCATGAAAAATTCAGCAATGATCAT gACCATTCAGGATCCAGCCTCTCAGAGATTGACATGGTATAAGCCGCCACTTACTGTTCTAGTCATCAAGAAGATCCGTGATAACTCGGTATTGCCACCGTTTGTACAATTGGTCACGTGGCTAATACGA GAAAAACGGATGGTAGTGTTCGTCGAAGCGTCTGTTCTGGAAGATCCAGCCTTAGCTAGGGACCTCAGATTTCGGGAGATTCGAGATAAGCTAAAAACTTTCAAAGATGGCACGGATGATCTTCAG GATCGTATCGACTTCATCGTGTGCCTGGGAGGCGATGGAACTCTTTTATATGCCAGTTTATTATTTCAACAATCCGTACCACCTGTCATGGCATTTCACCTTGGGTCGTTAGGATTTCTCACACCTTTTGAGTTCAACAATTTCCGGGAGCAAGTAACAAATGTACTAGAAG GCCACGCGGCCTTGACCTTGAGGAGCAGGCTGAGATGTATCATcacaagaaaagaagaagaagataaggaGCCGAGGCCACCAACGAATTTGCTGGTGCTGAACGAGGTTGTCGTGGATCGAGGCCCATCCCCATATCTCTCGAACATCGACCTCTTCATCGAAGGCAAGCACGTGACCAGTGTGCAGGGTGACGGCCTGATCGTGAGCACGCCGACCGGGTCGACTGCGTACGCTGTTGCGGCTGGAGCCAGCATGATTCATCCTTCAGTACCTGCGATTATGATCACTCCGATCTGCCCTCACTCTTTGTCCTTCAGACCGATCGTTGTGCCCGCTGGCGTCGAGCTGAAG ATAATGGCTAACAGCAGGGACTGTAGCACAGCTTACGTCTCCTTTGATCGTCGCAATCAACAAGAACTACGTTACGGGGACAG TCTGAGAGTAACCACATCCATCTACCCAGTGCCCAGCATTTGCGCTACGGACCAAATTACCGACTGGTTCGATTCATTAGCAGAGTGTTTGCATTGGAACGTACGCAAGAAGCAGAAACACTTGGATGAACTAAGTGATTTGACTCATTCATCCAGTAATGACACTTTGGACTCTCTAGATCGCGACAGCTAG
- the LOC126922925 gene encoding NAD kinase-like isoform X5 — MNERDLQLARAMVDLELDENASKKTIVIKMHDKQQTFRRTRSLNAPSPVQQFGPCGRIMKNSAMIMTIQDPASQRLTWYKPPLTVLVIKKIRDNSVLPPFVQLVTWLIREKRMVVFVEASVLEDPALARDLRFREIRDKLKTFKDGTDDLQDRIDFIVCLGGDGTLLYASLLFQQSVPPVMAFHLGSLGFLTPFEFNNFREQVTNVLEGHAALTLRSRLRCIITRKEEEDKEPRPPTNLLVLNEVVVDRGPSPYLSNIDLFIEGKHVTSVQGDGLIVSTPTGSTAYAVAAGASMIHPSVPAIMITPICPHSLSFRPIVVPAGVELKISVSPDSRNTSWVSFDGRSRQELFHGDSLRVTTSIYPVPSICATDQITDWFDSLAECLHWNVRKKQKHLDELSDLTHSSSNDTLDSLDRDS, encoded by the exons ATGAATGAGAGAGATCTGCAGTTGGCTAGAGCAATGGTGGATCTTGAGTTGGATGAAAATGCTTCGAAAAAAACGATTGTCATCAAGATGCACGATAAACAGCAAACGTTCAG gAGAACTAGAAGTCTAAATGCACCTAGTCCCGTACAACAATTTGGGCCATGCGGGCGCATCATGAAAAATTCAGCAATGATCAT gACCATTCAGGATCCAGCCTCTCAGAGATTGACATGGTATAAGCCGCCACTTACTGTTCTAGTCATCAAGAAGATCCGTGATAACTCGGTATTGCCACCGTTTGTACAATTGGTCACGTGGCTAATACGA GAAAAACGGATGGTAGTGTTCGTCGAAGCGTCTGTTCTGGAAGATCCAGCCTTAGCTAGGGACCTCAGATTTCGGGAGATTCGAGATAAGCTAAAAACTTTCAAAGATGGCACGGATGATCTTCAG GATCGTATCGACTTCATCGTGTGCCTGGGAGGCGATGGAACTCTTTTATATGCCAGTTTATTATTTCAACAATCCGTACCACCTGTCATGGCATTTCACCTTGGGTCGTTAGGATTTCTCACACCTTTTGAGTTCAACAATTTCCGGGAGCAAGTAACAAATGTACTAGAAG GCCACGCGGCCTTGACCTTGAGGAGCAGGCTGAGATGTATCATcacaagaaaagaagaagaagataaggaGCCGAGGCCACCAACGAATTTGCTGGTGCTGAACGAGGTTGTCGTGGATCGAGGCCCATCCCCATATCTCTCGAACATCGACCTCTTCATCGAAGGCAAGCACGTGACCAGTGTGCAGGGTGACGGCCTGATCGTGAGCACGCCGACCGGGTCGACTGCGTACGCTGTTGCGGCTGGAGCCAGCATGATTCATCCTTCAGTACCTGCGATTATGATCACTCCGATCTGCCCTCACTCTTTGTCCTTCAGACCGATCGTTGTGCCCGCTGGCGTCGAGCTGAAG ATCTCAGTTTCACCGGATAGCAGGAACACCTCATGGGTATCATTCGATGGCAGAAGTAGGCAGGAACTCTTTCATGGCGATAG TCTGAGAGTAACCACATCCATCTACCCAGTGCCCAGCATTTGCGCTACGGACCAAATTACCGACTGGTTCGATTCATTAGCAGAGTGTTTGCATTGGAACGTACGCAAGAAGCAGAAACACTTGGATGAACTAAGTGATTTGACTCATTCATCCAGTAATGACACTTTGGACTCTCTAGATCGCGACAGCTAG
- the LOC126922925 gene encoding NAD kinase-like isoform X3, translating to MVGNKQRRRSASEMLDWRYVVRNRGDDLDDTCMPFVEDYNKDTKIRRRKRSGTWPRTRSLNAPSPVQQFGPCGRIMKNSAMIMTIQDPASQRLTWYKPPLTVLVIKKIRDNSVLPPFVQLVTWLIREKRMVVFVEASVLEDPALARDLRFREIRDKLKTFKDGTDDLQDRIDFIVCLGGDGTLLYASLLFQQSVPPVMAFHLGSLGFLTPFEFNNFREQVTNVLEGHAALTLRSRLRCIITRKEEEDKEPRPPTNLLVLNEVVVDRGPSPYLSNIDLFIEGKHVTSVQGDGLIVSTPTGSTAYAVAAGASMIHPSVPAIMITPICPHSLSFRPIVVPAGVELKISVSPDSRNTSWVSFDGRSRQELFHGDSLRVTTSIYPVPSICATDQITDWFDSLAECLHWNVRKKQKHLDELSDLTHSSSNDTLDSLDRDS from the exons ATGGTGGGAAATAAACAGAGACGTCGAAGTGCGAGCGAAATGCTCGATTGGCGATATGTCGTCAGGAATAGAGGGGACGATTTGGACGATACATGCATGCCCTTCGTCGAGGACTACAACAAGGATACGAAAATACGTCGCAGGAAACGTTCCGGTACTTGGCC gAGAACTAGAAGTCTAAATGCACCTAGTCCCGTACAACAATTTGGGCCATGCGGGCGCATCATGAAAAATTCAGCAATGATCAT gACCATTCAGGATCCAGCCTCTCAGAGATTGACATGGTATAAGCCGCCACTTACTGTTCTAGTCATCAAGAAGATCCGTGATAACTCGGTATTGCCACCGTTTGTACAATTGGTCACGTGGCTAATACGA GAAAAACGGATGGTAGTGTTCGTCGAAGCGTCTGTTCTGGAAGATCCAGCCTTAGCTAGGGACCTCAGATTTCGGGAGATTCGAGATAAGCTAAAAACTTTCAAAGATGGCACGGATGATCTTCAG GATCGTATCGACTTCATCGTGTGCCTGGGAGGCGATGGAACTCTTTTATATGCCAGTTTATTATTTCAACAATCCGTACCACCTGTCATGGCATTTCACCTTGGGTCGTTAGGATTTCTCACACCTTTTGAGTTCAACAATTTCCGGGAGCAAGTAACAAATGTACTAGAAG GCCACGCGGCCTTGACCTTGAGGAGCAGGCTGAGATGTATCATcacaagaaaagaagaagaagataaggaGCCGAGGCCACCAACGAATTTGCTGGTGCTGAACGAGGTTGTCGTGGATCGAGGCCCATCCCCATATCTCTCGAACATCGACCTCTTCATCGAAGGCAAGCACGTGACCAGTGTGCAGGGTGACGGCCTGATCGTGAGCACGCCGACCGGGTCGACTGCGTACGCTGTTGCGGCTGGAGCCAGCATGATTCATCCTTCAGTACCTGCGATTATGATCACTCCGATCTGCCCTCACTCTTTGTCCTTCAGACCGATCGTTGTGCCCGCTGGCGTCGAGCTGAAG ATCTCAGTTTCACCGGATAGCAGGAACACCTCATGGGTATCATTCGATGGCAGAAGTAGGCAGGAACTCTTTCATGGCGATAG TCTGAGAGTAACCACATCCATCTACCCAGTGCCCAGCATTTGCGCTACGGACCAAATTACCGACTGGTTCGATTCATTAGCAGAGTGTTTGCATTGGAACGTACGCAAGAAGCAGAAACACTTGGATGAACTAAGTGATTTGACTCATTCATCCAGTAATGACACTTTGGACTCTCTAGATCGCGACAGCTAG
- the LOC126922925 gene encoding NAD kinase-like isoform X4: MADQVSPLLDIQCNDHFYFNCDMLDRLKNESITSSADNIPRSRVLRRTRSLNAPSPVQQFGPCGRIMKNSAMIMTIQDPASQRLTWYKPPLTVLVIKKIRDNSVLPPFVQLVTWLIREKRMVVFVEASVLEDPALARDLRFREIRDKLKTFKDGTDDLQDRIDFIVCLGGDGTLLYASLLFQQSVPPVMAFHLGSLGFLTPFEFNNFREQVTNVLEGHAALTLRSRLRCIITRKEEEDKEPRPPTNLLVLNEVVVDRGPSPYLSNIDLFIEGKHVTSVQGDGLIVSTPTGSTAYAVAAGASMIHPSVPAIMITPICPHSLSFRPIVVPAGVELKISVSPDSRNTSWVSFDGRSRQELFHGDSLRVTTSIYPVPSICATDQITDWFDSLAECLHWNVRKKQKHLDELSDLTHSSSNDTLDSLDRDS, encoded by the exons ATGGCAGACCAAGTCTCACCTTTACTGGATATTCAGTGCAATGaccatttttattttaattgcgATATGCTTGATCGTCTTAAGAATGAATCGATCACCTCGTCGGCAGACAATATTCCACGGAGTAGAGTGCTCAG gAGAACTAGAAGTCTAAATGCACCTAGTCCCGTACAACAATTTGGGCCATGCGGGCGCATCATGAAAAATTCAGCAATGATCAT gACCATTCAGGATCCAGCCTCTCAGAGATTGACATGGTATAAGCCGCCACTTACTGTTCTAGTCATCAAGAAGATCCGTGATAACTCGGTATTGCCACCGTTTGTACAATTGGTCACGTGGCTAATACGA GAAAAACGGATGGTAGTGTTCGTCGAAGCGTCTGTTCTGGAAGATCCAGCCTTAGCTAGGGACCTCAGATTTCGGGAGATTCGAGATAAGCTAAAAACTTTCAAAGATGGCACGGATGATCTTCAG GATCGTATCGACTTCATCGTGTGCCTGGGAGGCGATGGAACTCTTTTATATGCCAGTTTATTATTTCAACAATCCGTACCACCTGTCATGGCATTTCACCTTGGGTCGTTAGGATTTCTCACACCTTTTGAGTTCAACAATTTCCGGGAGCAAGTAACAAATGTACTAGAAG GCCACGCGGCCTTGACCTTGAGGAGCAGGCTGAGATGTATCATcacaagaaaagaagaagaagataaggaGCCGAGGCCACCAACGAATTTGCTGGTGCTGAACGAGGTTGTCGTGGATCGAGGCCCATCCCCATATCTCTCGAACATCGACCTCTTCATCGAAGGCAAGCACGTGACCAGTGTGCAGGGTGACGGCCTGATCGTGAGCACGCCGACCGGGTCGACTGCGTACGCTGTTGCGGCTGGAGCCAGCATGATTCATCCTTCAGTACCTGCGATTATGATCACTCCGATCTGCCCTCACTCTTTGTCCTTCAGACCGATCGTTGTGCCCGCTGGCGTCGAGCTGAAG ATCTCAGTTTCACCGGATAGCAGGAACACCTCATGGGTATCATTCGATGGCAGAAGTAGGCAGGAACTCTTTCATGGCGATAG TCTGAGAGTAACCACATCCATCTACCCAGTGCCCAGCATTTGCGCTACGGACCAAATTACCGACTGGTTCGATTCATTAGCAGAGTGTTTGCATTGGAACGTACGCAAGAAGCAGAAACACTTGGATGAACTAAGTGATTTGACTCATTCATCCAGTAATGACACTTTGGACTCTCTAGATCGCGACAGCTAG
- the LOC126922925 gene encoding NAD kinase-like isoform X8, which produces MKNSAMIMTIQDPASQRLTWYKPPLTVLVIKKIRDNSVLPPFVQLVTWLIREKRMVVFVEASVLEDPALARDLRFREIRDKLKTFKDGTDDLQDRIDFIVCLGGDGTLLYASLLFQQSVPPVMAFHLGSLGFLTPFEFNNFREQVTNVLEGHAALTLRSRLRCIITRKEEEDKEPRPPTNLLVLNEVVVDRGPSPYLSNIDLFIEGKHVTSVQGDGLIVSTPTGSTAYAVAAGASMIHPSVPAIMITPICPHSLSFRPIVVPAGVELKISVSPDSRNTSWVSFDGRSRQELFHGDSLRVTTSIYPVPSICATDQITDWFDSLAECLHWNVRKKQKHLDELSDLTHSSSNDTLDSLDRDS; this is translated from the exons ATGAAAAATTCAGCAATGATCAT gACCATTCAGGATCCAGCCTCTCAGAGATTGACATGGTATAAGCCGCCACTTACTGTTCTAGTCATCAAGAAGATCCGTGATAACTCGGTATTGCCACCGTTTGTACAATTGGTCACGTGGCTAATACGA GAAAAACGGATGGTAGTGTTCGTCGAAGCGTCTGTTCTGGAAGATCCAGCCTTAGCTAGGGACCTCAGATTTCGGGAGATTCGAGATAAGCTAAAAACTTTCAAAGATGGCACGGATGATCTTCAG GATCGTATCGACTTCATCGTGTGCCTGGGAGGCGATGGAACTCTTTTATATGCCAGTTTATTATTTCAACAATCCGTACCACCTGTCATGGCATTTCACCTTGGGTCGTTAGGATTTCTCACACCTTTTGAGTTCAACAATTTCCGGGAGCAAGTAACAAATGTACTAGAAG GCCACGCGGCCTTGACCTTGAGGAGCAGGCTGAGATGTATCATcacaagaaaagaagaagaagataaggaGCCGAGGCCACCAACGAATTTGCTGGTGCTGAACGAGGTTGTCGTGGATCGAGGCCCATCCCCATATCTCTCGAACATCGACCTCTTCATCGAAGGCAAGCACGTGACCAGTGTGCAGGGTGACGGCCTGATCGTGAGCACGCCGACCGGGTCGACTGCGTACGCTGTTGCGGCTGGAGCCAGCATGATTCATCCTTCAGTACCTGCGATTATGATCACTCCGATCTGCCCTCACTCTTTGTCCTTCAGACCGATCGTTGTGCCCGCTGGCGTCGAGCTGAAG ATCTCAGTTTCACCGGATAGCAGGAACACCTCATGGGTATCATTCGATGGCAGAAGTAGGCAGGAACTCTTTCATGGCGATAG TCTGAGAGTAACCACATCCATCTACCCAGTGCCCAGCATTTGCGCTACGGACCAAATTACCGACTGGTTCGATTCATTAGCAGAGTGTTTGCATTGGAACGTACGCAAGAAGCAGAAACACTTGGATGAACTAAGTGATTTGACTCATTCATCCAGTAATGACACTTTGGACTCTCTAGATCGCGACAGCTAG
- the LOC126922925 gene encoding NAD kinase-like isoform X1, with protein sequence MNERDLQLARAMVDLELDENASKKTIVIKMHDKQQTFSNTRCELTVDYLEAVEPRRRTRSLNAPSPVQQFGPCGRIMKNSAMIMTIQDPASQRLTWYKPPLTVLVIKKIRDNSVLPPFVQLVTWLIREKRMVVFVEASVLEDPALARDLRFREIRDKLKTFKDGTDDLQDRIDFIVCLGGDGTLLYASLLFQQSVPPVMAFHLGSLGFLTPFEFNNFREQVTNVLEGHAALTLRSRLRCIITRKEEEDKEPRPPTNLLVLNEVVVDRGPSPYLSNIDLFIEGKHVTSVQGDGLIVSTPTGSTAYAVAAGASMIHPSVPAIMITPICPHSLSFRPIVVPAGVELKISVSPDSRNTSWVSFDGRSRQELFHGDSLRVTTSIYPVPSICATDQITDWFDSLAECLHWNVRKKQKHLDELSDLTHSSSNDTLDSLDRDS encoded by the exons ATGAATGAGAGAGATCTGCAGTTGGCTAGAGCAATGGTGGATCTTGAGTTGGATGAAAATGCTTCGAAAAAAACGATTGTCATCAAGATGCACGATAAACAGCAAACGTTCAG CAACACGCGATGCGAGTTAACAGTCGATTACTTGGAGGCAGTGGAACCGCGAAG gAGAACTAGAAGTCTAAATGCACCTAGTCCCGTACAACAATTTGGGCCATGCGGGCGCATCATGAAAAATTCAGCAATGATCAT gACCATTCAGGATCCAGCCTCTCAGAGATTGACATGGTATAAGCCGCCACTTACTGTTCTAGTCATCAAGAAGATCCGTGATAACTCGGTATTGCCACCGTTTGTACAATTGGTCACGTGGCTAATACGA GAAAAACGGATGGTAGTGTTCGTCGAAGCGTCTGTTCTGGAAGATCCAGCCTTAGCTAGGGACCTCAGATTTCGGGAGATTCGAGATAAGCTAAAAACTTTCAAAGATGGCACGGATGATCTTCAG GATCGTATCGACTTCATCGTGTGCCTGGGAGGCGATGGAACTCTTTTATATGCCAGTTTATTATTTCAACAATCCGTACCACCTGTCATGGCATTTCACCTTGGGTCGTTAGGATTTCTCACACCTTTTGAGTTCAACAATTTCCGGGAGCAAGTAACAAATGTACTAGAAG GCCACGCGGCCTTGACCTTGAGGAGCAGGCTGAGATGTATCATcacaagaaaagaagaagaagataaggaGCCGAGGCCACCAACGAATTTGCTGGTGCTGAACGAGGTTGTCGTGGATCGAGGCCCATCCCCATATCTCTCGAACATCGACCTCTTCATCGAAGGCAAGCACGTGACCAGTGTGCAGGGTGACGGCCTGATCGTGAGCACGCCGACCGGGTCGACTGCGTACGCTGTTGCGGCTGGAGCCAGCATGATTCATCCTTCAGTACCTGCGATTATGATCACTCCGATCTGCCCTCACTCTTTGTCCTTCAGACCGATCGTTGTGCCCGCTGGCGTCGAGCTGAAG ATCTCAGTTTCACCGGATAGCAGGAACACCTCATGGGTATCATTCGATGGCAGAAGTAGGCAGGAACTCTTTCATGGCGATAG TCTGAGAGTAACCACATCCATCTACCCAGTGCCCAGCATTTGCGCTACGGACCAAATTACCGACTGGTTCGATTCATTAGCAGAGTGTTTGCATTGGAACGTACGCAAGAAGCAGAAACACTTGGATGAACTAAGTGATTTGACTCATTCATCCAGTAATGACACTTTGGACTCTCTAGATCGCGACAGCTAG